From a single Pseudomonas sp. A34-9 genomic region:
- a CDS encoding Tc toxin subunit A — protein sequence MSDIDLNKLKLLPDIADTQTFKIHGIAMNSTLTVVQQSRDQYKQTQKTPDEKLNAEIAHDYASSFARQITREQMERQLHKTGKTRPKRGVDSVEPTYENLFKENWDNFCAQNDLNAIDSPAAYLRALYIFSGQLDAEEKPTRKISEIRPDIATQQIDASSVFEPLPALQLVNKVLGHKIKKHAKHANDKTTLEIMSIQTKPIFLPYHHRHRQCVVALAAKNLGLGILDYKLQLLWPNTFFQNPDKVTLNLLCEAQIKMSNLSNRQIDVLTAKLAEYISPTDTETGATHSVVDKFSIQEDRYDLNLFASQTNCWPSQIKQFVDLQVSKSYPSSSSHLVVDNVPGSKLKTISLTHDNPEAHMVTALDRIQRMIRFHKWSNISLGELDTLVYSAISSDGSDTFIPRSTLRAVGVYQYFNQHYGIEAEEFAALLYRLPTDSVNGRASLFDRVFHRGFPAANLFKKEEGSTEVSPVALADGMDLQMTQESFDLCIRLAKKHLGSLHQNLPTASSLYRQARVARLFGLSPLECKELINLLGGEAFERLLVSGKLSSETEADILHLLMAVDGVMTWLRSAGLTVAQLLRMLGRRLPFAREKLPVHVAAISALRDATAEKQHTLAVHQLLQDVAGLSVQYVPCVMKMANTTEQRICAEIKKGKTLLLHKSLAAAEICQTLNISSDILLNLLSDHTLIKPDWNSAFELQDFYCLERFANYSRHDPGASHELLGFLKLSHTDTQIKANDALAKFLVTKQTLNTLTKELPRGRVENMQQLDWVTRHLELCKNTGLSLEKLRDLLKFNSQNSMDEWRAVAAELLHNVNV from the coding sequence ATGAGCGACATAGACCTTAACAAACTTAAATTACTTCCTGACATTGCTGACACTCAGACTTTTAAAATACATGGCATCGCTATGAACTCCACTCTCACCGTGGTTCAGCAGTCCAGAGACCAATACAAGCAAACACAAAAAACCCCCGATGAAAAACTGAATGCCGAAATAGCTCACGACTACGCCAGCAGTTTTGCCCGGCAAATAACACGCGAGCAAATGGAGCGCCAACTTCACAAGACAGGCAAAACACGCCCCAAGCGTGGTGTCGATAGCGTTGAGCCAACGTATGAAAATCTATTTAAAGAAAACTGGGATAACTTTTGCGCGCAGAACGATTTAAATGCGATCGACTCGCCAGCCGCTTATCTGCGTGCCCTGTACATATTTTCCGGCCAGCTTGATGCGGAAGAAAAACCCACGCGCAAAATAAGCGAGATTCGTCCGGACATTGCCACTCAACAGATAGATGCTTCCAGTGTTTTTGAACCACTCCCGGCCTTGCAACTCGTCAACAAGGTGCTGGGCCATAAAATAAAAAAACATGCAAAGCACGCCAACGACAAAACGACTCTGGAGATAATGTCCATACAGACTAAACCTATTTTCCTCCCCTACCATCACCGTCATCGACAATGTGTAGTAGCGCTCGCTGCGAAGAATCTTGGATTGGGCATTCTGGACTATAAACTGCAACTTCTATGGCCAAATACGTTTTTTCAGAACCCTGACAAGGTAACCCTGAACCTGCTTTGCGAAGCTCAGATAAAGATGTCGAATCTGAGCAACAGGCAAATCGATGTTCTGACGGCCAAGCTCGCAGAATATATCAGTCCAACAGACACGGAGACAGGCGCGACACACAGCGTTGTAGATAAATTCAGCATACAAGAAGATCGTTACGACCTTAACCTGTTTGCCTCCCAAACCAATTGCTGGCCGTCGCAAATCAAACAATTCGTTGATCTTCAAGTTTCCAAATCATACCCATCAAGCTCCTCGCACCTTGTAGTGGACAATGTACCCGGCAGTAAACTAAAAACCATTTCGTTGACACACGACAATCCCGAAGCACATATGGTTACTGCCCTTGATCGTATCCAGCGCATGATACGTTTTCACAAATGGAGCAACATTTCGCTGGGGGAACTCGACACTCTGGTCTACAGCGCAATTTCCAGCGATGGCAGTGACACATTTATTCCCAGGTCCACACTGCGAGCCGTGGGTGTTTATCAATATTTCAATCAACATTATGGGATTGAGGCAGAGGAATTCGCAGCCCTTCTGTACCGCTTACCCACCGACTCGGTCAACGGCCGGGCCTCTTTGTTTGATCGTGTTTTCCATCGCGGTTTCCCGGCAGCCAATTTGTTTAAAAAAGAAGAAGGATCCACTGAAGTATCTCCCGTCGCCCTTGCCGACGGTATGGATCTTCAAATGACGCAGGAATCGTTCGACTTGTGCATACGTTTAGCCAAAAAACACTTGGGAAGCCTGCATCAAAACTTGCCGACCGCTTCATCTCTTTATCGTCAGGCACGCGTAGCGCGGCTGTTTGGTTTATCCCCCCTCGAATGCAAGGAGTTAATCAATTTACTCGGGGGCGAAGCATTCGAGCGATTGCTGGTATCAGGAAAATTGAGCAGTGAAACCGAAGCCGACATCCTCCATTTGTTGATGGCAGTGGACGGGGTGATGACATGGTTACGATCAGCCGGCCTTACAGTCGCACAACTGTTGCGCATGCTGGGGCGCCGCTTGCCTTTTGCTCGTGAAAAACTTCCCGTGCATGTCGCTGCGATAAGTGCCCTGCGCGATGCCACCGCTGAAAAACAACATACCCTTGCCGTGCACCAGTTGCTGCAGGACGTCGCAGGGCTTTCGGTGCAATACGTTCCGTGCGTCATGAAAATGGCCAATACCACCGAGCAAAGAATATGTGCAGAAATCAAGAAAGGGAAAACCCTGCTGTTACACAAGTCACTGGCCGCCGCTGAAATCTGCCAGACATTAAACATAAGCAGCGACATATTGCTCAACTTGCTGAGCGATCACACACTGATCAAACCGGACTGGAACAGCGCATTTGAACTGCAAGACTTCTATTGTCTCGAACGCTTTGCCAATTACAGCCGGCACGATCCAGGCGCGAGTCACGAGCTTCTCGGCTTCCTGAAACTTTCCCATACCGATACTCAAATAAAAGCCAACGACGCGTTGGCAAAGTTTCTTGTTACCAAGCAAACCCTGAACACTTTGACCAAGGAGTTACCCAGGGGAAGAGTTGAAAACATGCAGCAACTGGACTGGGTCACCCGCCACCTTGAATTATGCAAAAACACGGGGCTTTCGCTGGAAAAACTGCGTGACCTATTGAAGTTTAACAGCCAAAACTCAATGGATGAATGGCGCGCCGTCGCTGCCGAACTTCTCCACAACGTAAATGTTTAA
- a CDS encoding GntP family permease produces the protein MTPSFGYWLLVYAAVAIIALIVLIARYRLNPFIVITLISIGLALVAGMPPSGVVGAYEAGVGKTLGHIALVVALGTMLGKMMAESGGAEQMARTLIDKFGEKNAHWAMVCIAFLVGLPLFFEVGFVLLVPIAFTVARRVGVSILMVGLPMVAGLSVVHALVPPHPAAMLAVQAYQASVGQTLLYAIAVGIPTAIIAGPLYAKFIVPRIQLPADNPLEKQFLDREPRNQLPGFGITMATILLPVVLMLIGGWANLISTPGSGFNQFLLFIGNSVIALLLATLLSFWTLGIAQGFNRESILKFTNECLAPTASITLLVGAGGGLNRILVDAGVTDQIVGLAHEFHLSPLIMGWLFAALMRIATGSATVAMTTASGVVAPVAIGLGYPHPELLVLATGAGSVIFSHVNDGGFWLIKEYFNMTVAQTFKTWTVLETLISLVAFGLTVGLSYLL, from the coding sequence ATGACGCCTTCCTTCGGCTATTGGCTGCTGGTCTATGCCGCCGTCGCCATCATCGCGCTGATCGTGTTGATCGCCCGTTACCGGCTCAATCCGTTCATCGTCATCACCCTGATTTCCATCGGCCTGGCGCTGGTGGCCGGGATGCCGCCGTCGGGTGTGGTGGGGGCGTATGAGGCCGGGGTGGGCAAGACGCTGGGGCATATTGCGCTAGTGGTGGCGCTGGGCACGATGCTCGGCAAGATGATGGCCGAGTCCGGCGGTGCCGAGCAGATGGCACGCACGCTGATCGATAAATTCGGCGAGAAGAACGCGCACTGGGCAATGGTCTGCATCGCGTTCCTGGTTGGGCTACCGCTGTTTTTTGAGGTCGGTTTCGTCTTGCTGGTGCCGATCGCGTTTACCGTGGCGCGACGCGTCGGCGTGTCGATTTTGATGGTCGGGTTGCCGATGGTGGCCGGCCTGTCAGTGGTGCATGCATTGGTGCCGCCGCACCCGGCGGCGATGCTCGCGGTGCAGGCCTATCAGGCGTCGGTCGGGCAGACCTTGCTGTATGCGATCGCCGTCGGCATTCCCACCGCGATCATTGCCGGGCCGCTGTACGCCAAATTCATCGTGCCGCGCATTCAATTGCCGGCGGATAACCCGCTGGAAAAACAATTCCTCGACCGCGAACCGCGCAACCAACTGCCGGGTTTCGGCATCACCATGGCGACCATTCTGTTGCCGGTGGTGTTGATGCTGATCGGTGGCTGGGCCAACCTGATTTCCACGCCGGGCAGTGGCTTCAATCAATTCCTGTTGTTCATCGGTAACTCCGTGATTGCGCTGTTGCTGGCGACCTTGTTGAGTTTCTGGACGCTCGGTATCGCTCAGGGTTTCAACCGCGAATCGATCCTCAAATTCACCAATGAATGCCTGGCACCCACCGCCAGCATCACTTTGCTGGTCGGTGCCGGTGGCGGCTTGAACCGGATTCTGGTGGATGCCGGCGTCACCGATCAGATCGTCGGCCTCGCTCATGAATTCCACCTGTCGCCGCTGATCATGGGCTGGCTGTTCGCCGCATTGATGCGCATCGCTACAGGCTCCGCGACCGTGGCCATGACCACCGCGTCCGGCGTGGTCGCGCCGGTGGCCATTGGTCTGGGATATCCACACCCTGAGCTGTTGGTGCTGGCGACCGGTGCTGGCTCGGTTATCTTTTCCCACGTCAACGACGGCGGCTTCTGGTTGATCAAGGAATACTTCAACATGACGGTCGCGCAGACGTTCAAAACCTGGACCGTGCTCGAGACGTTGATCTCGCTGGTCGCATTCGGTCTGACCGTCGGCCTTTCTTACCTGCTGTAA
- a CDS encoding MurR/RpiR family transcriptional regulator, whose protein sequence is MDILYQIRARQDFFSAGEGRIARLMLDDVGFAASASLEDLAQRAEVSTATLSRFARTVGCRDLRDLRLQLAQASGVGRRFLDPAGTPEQSAFYGQIVGDIETTLRQHLAGFDESRFADAVKMLGQARMIHAFGMGGCSTLCSDELQVRLVRLGYPIAVCHDAVMMRVTAASLNAEQVLIVCSLTGITPELLETVELARNYGARILAITRADSPLAELADIVLPLQGAETSFIYKPTAARYGMLLAIDVLATELALANPEDNQERLRRIKLALDEYRGGDDHLPLGD, encoded by the coding sequence ATGGACATCCTCTACCAGATCCGCGCCCGTCAGGATTTCTTCAGCGCCGGTGAAGGTCGCATCGCTCGGCTGATGCTCGACGACGTTGGTTTTGCCGCGAGCGCCAGCCTCGAAGACCTCGCGCAACGCGCCGAGGTCAGCACCGCTACGCTGTCGCGGTTTGCCCGCACCGTCGGTTGCCGTGACCTGCGTGATCTGCGCCTGCAACTGGCTCAGGCCAGCGGTGTTGGCCGCCGTTTTCTCGACCCGGCGGGCACGCCTGAGCAGTCGGCGTTTTACGGGCAGATCGTTGGCGATATCGAAACCACGCTGCGCCAGCACTTGGCCGGATTCGACGAATCGCGCTTTGCCGACGCGGTGAAAATGCTTGGTCAGGCACGGATGATTCACGCCTTCGGCATGGGCGGTTGCTCGACTTTATGCAGCGATGAATTGCAGGTGCGCCTGGTGCGCCTCGGCTACCCGATTGCGGTGTGTCATGACGCGGTGATGATGCGCGTCACCGCCGCCAGCCTGAACGCCGAGCAAGTGCTTATCGTCTGTTCGCTGACTGGCATCACCCCGGAATTGCTCGAGACTGTCGAACTGGCGCGCAACTACGGCGCACGCATTCTGGCGATCACCCGCGCCGACTCGCCGCTGGCCGAACTGGCCGACATCGTTCTGCCGCTGCAAGGCGCGGAAACCTCGTTCATCTACAAACCGACGGCGGCGCGCTACGGCATGCTGCTCGCCATCGATGTGCTCGCGACCGAGCTGGCGCTGGCCAATCCTGAAGACAATCAAGAACGTCTGCGGCGGATCAAACTCGCCCTCGACGAATACCGTGGCGGCGACGATCACCTGCCGCTGGGAGACTGA
- a CDS encoding D-aminoacylase, with amino-acid sequence MLYDTLIRNALIIDGSNTPGYRADVAIRDGRIERIGDLHDATATEEIDAAGRVLAPGFIDVHTHDDTVVIRQPEMLPKLSQGVTTVIVGNCGISASPVSLKGNPPDPMNLLGTAAAFVYPRFSDYRAAVEAANTTLNVAALVGHTALRSNHLDDLFRTATPEEIAAMREQLRESLEAGALGLSTGLAYASAYNASTDEVKQLTEELTAFGAVYTTHLRSEFEPVLEAMDEAFSIGRHSRSPVIISHLKCAGVGNWGRSPQLLASLEEAAKTHPVGCDCYPYAASSSTLDLKQVTDAHRITITWSTPHPQVSGRDLIDIAAEWNLPLLDAAKRLQPAGAVYYGMDEADVRRILAHPLSMVGSDGLPEDPFPHPRLWGAFPRVLGHFSRDVGLFPLHTAVHKMTGLSAARFGLKERGEIREGYWADLVLFDPATVRDVADFNDPQRAAQGIDGVWINGVLSYRDGQANGRREGRFLAREGDLRDGFH; translated from the coding sequence ATGCTGTACGACACCCTGATTCGCAATGCCCTGATCATCGATGGCAGCAACACCCCCGGTTACCGCGCTGACGTGGCGATTCGCGATGGCCGCATCGAGCGCATCGGCGACTTGCACGATGCCACGGCGACCGAAGAAATCGACGCGGCCGGTCGCGTACTGGCGCCGGGTTTTATCGACGTGCACACCCACGACGACACGGTGGTGATTCGTCAGCCAGAGATGCTGCCAAAGCTCAGCCAGGGCGTGACTACGGTGATTGTCGGCAATTGCGGGATCAGCGCGTCGCCGGTCAGTCTGAAAGGCAATCCACCGGATCCGATGAACCTGCTCGGCACTGCCGCAGCGTTCGTTTATCCGCGCTTCAGTGATTACCGTGCGGCGGTCGAAGCGGCCAACACCACGTTGAATGTGGCAGCGCTAGTCGGTCACACGGCGCTGCGCAGCAATCATCTGGATGACTTGTTCCGTACCGCGACACCGGAAGAAATCGCGGCGATGCGTGAGCAACTGCGTGAAAGTCTTGAGGCCGGTGCATTGGGTTTATCCACAGGTCTGGCGTATGCGAGCGCCTACAACGCCTCCACCGATGAAGTGAAGCAACTGACTGAAGAACTGACGGCATTCGGCGCGGTGTACACCACGCATCTGCGCAGCGAATTCGAACCGGTTCTGGAAGCGATGGATGAAGCGTTCAGCATCGGCCGTCATTCGCGGTCACCGGTGATCATTTCCCACCTCAAATGTGCCGGTGTCGGTAACTGGGGGCGCAGTCCGCAGTTGCTTGCCTCACTGGAAGAAGCCGCAAAGACCCACCCGGTCGGCTGCGATTGCTACCCCTATGCGGCGAGTTCTTCGACGCTGGATCTCAAGCAAGTCACCGACGCGCACCGCATCACCATCACCTGGTCGACGCCGCACCCGCAAGTCAGCGGCCGCGACCTGATCGACATCGCCGCTGAATGGAATCTGCCGTTGCTCGATGCCGCCAAACGCCTGCAACCGGCGGGTGCGGTTTACTACGGCATGGACGAGGCAGATGTACGAAGAATCCTCGCGCATCCGTTGTCGATGGTCGGTTCTGACGGACTGCCGGAAGACCCGTTCCCGCATCCGCGCCTATGGGGCGCTTTCCCACGGGTGTTGGGGCATTTCAGTCGTGATGTCGGGCTGTTTCCCCTGCACACCGCCGTGCACAAGATGACCGGGTTGTCGGCCGCGCGATTTGGGTTGAAGGAGCGCGGCGAGATTCGTGAAGGGTATTGGGCGGATCTGGTGTTGTTCGATCCGGCGACGGTGCGTGATGTCGCGGATTTCAACGACCCGCAACGGGCTGCGCAGGGGATTGACGGTGTGTGGATCAATGGGGTGTTGAGTTATCGGGATGGTCAGGCGAATGGCCGGAGGGAGGGGCGTTTTCTGGCACGCGAAGGCGATCTGCGCGACGGATTTCATTGA
- a CDS encoding glyoxalase superfamily protein produces MSFGKTTPILRIFDEAKAVEFYVDFLGFKIDWQHRFEANFPLYLQVSRGECVLHLSEHHGDACPGSALRIETDELEAFQQQLVAKDYKFSHPGIQAMPWGSQDMTIVDPFGNRLVFTNAISL; encoded by the coding sequence ATGAGCTTCGGCAAAACCACCCCGATCCTGCGGATCTTCGATGAAGCCAAAGCTGTCGAGTTTTACGTCGACTTCCTCGGTTTCAAGATCGACTGGCAGCATCGCTTCGAGGCGAATTTTCCGTTGTATCTGCAGGTGTCGCGCGGTGAATGTGTGCTGCATTTGTCCGAACATCATGGCGATGCGTGCCCGGGTTCGGCATTGCGTATCGAGACGGATGAGCTGGAGGCGTTTCAGCAGCAGTTGGTGGCCAAGGATTACAAGTTCTCGCACCCGGGTATTCAGGCGATGCCGTGGGGGAGTCAGGACATGACCATCGTTGATCCGTTTGGTAATCGGTTGGTGTTTACCAACGCCATCAGCCTCTGA
- a CDS encoding AraC family transcriptional regulator gives MQSLGFTSVPPLLKYLRHAEQLGMAIEPALAAAGLQAQQLSDNTLRLPGEAHERLLDYFCEHSGDPLFGLNAANFVLPNSWSVLGYITMNCATLGDAMSRIMPFEKLVGDMGVSRAQVQDGHVHLIWSCRYQRPRIRRHLVENVLGSWLHYARWIADTQMSPAAVWLEHACPAEATSAQYQAFFDCPVLFDQAYSALIVPLAYLQLPLRQADAQLLRTLEEHALGLMATLEDVSLAQQVKNILRQLLKEGLPRKEQVAEQLAVSVRTLQRQLHQAGTSYQQILDDLRQELAEHYLLNSSLPIQDIAQYLGFTEPRSFHRTFKSRRGMPPGEFRQMHRG, from the coding sequence ATGCAATCGCTCGGCTTCACCTCGGTTCCGCCACTGCTCAAATACCTGCGCCATGCCGAACAACTCGGCATGGCCATTGAACCTGCGTTGGCGGCGGCGGGTTTGCAGGCGCAGCAGTTGAGCGATAACACCCTGCGTTTGCCCGGTGAAGCGCATGAACGCTTGCTCGATTATTTTTGCGAACACTCGGGCGATCCATTGTTTGGCCTCAACGCGGCGAATTTCGTCCTGCCCAATTCGTGGAGCGTGCTCGGCTACATCACCATGAACTGCGCGACGCTGGGCGATGCGATGAGCCGGATCATGCCGTTCGAAAAACTGGTCGGCGACATGGGCGTCAGCCGCGCGCAGGTGCAGGATGGCCATGTGCATCTGATCTGGAGCTGCCGCTATCAGCGCCCGCGGATTCGTCGCCACCTGGTGGAAAACGTGCTTGGCTCATGGCTGCACTATGCCCGCTGGATCGCCGATACGCAGATGTCGCCGGCCGCTGTCTGGCTGGAACATGCGTGCCCGGCCGAAGCGACGTCAGCGCAATATCAAGCGTTTTTCGATTGCCCGGTGCTGTTTGATCAGGCGTATTCGGCGCTGATCGTACCGCTGGCTTATTTGCAGTTGCCGTTGCGTCAGGCGGATGCGCAGTTACTGCGCACGCTGGAAGAACATGCGCTGGGATTGATGGCGACGCTGGAGGATGTGTCGCTCGCGCAGCAGGTGAAAAACATTCTGCGGCAGTTGCTCAAGGAGGGTTTGCCGCGCAAGGAACAGGTAGCCGAGCAGCTCGCTGTTTCAGTGCGCACGTTGCAGCGGCAGCTGCATCAGGCGGGGACGTCGTATCAGCAGATTCTCGATGATTTGCGTCAGGAGCTGGCTGAGCATTATTTGCTCAATAGCAGCTTGCCGATTCAGGACATTGCGCAGTATCTGGGGTTTACCGAACCACGCTCGTTTCACCGCACGTTCAAGAGTCGGCGCGGGATGCCGCCGGGGGAGTTTCGGCAGATGCATCGTGGGTGA
- a CDS encoding FAD-binding oxidoreductase produces MRRWNGWGEASTVVELPAQGAEFLHQRLGEGRALPDATLEAALARVPASRLPVHALYSVDAHDRLLHARGQSLPDWLALREGALGNYPDAVAFPETAEHIRQLLALADEQDVCLIPYGGGTSVAGHINPPNSARPVVTVSLARMNRLIDLDEQSLLATFGPGASGPQVESQLRARGYTLGHFPQSWELSTLGGWVASRSSGQQSLRYGRIEQLFAGGTLETFAGPMHIATFPASAAGPDLREVVLGCEGRFGIISEVKVRVSALPADERFYGVFLPSWTKALQAIRQLAQARVPLSMLRLSNAVETETQLALAGHPQQIAWLEKYLSLRGAGAGKCLLTFGVTGNRRQNALSLKQARQHLKAFDGVFTGTLLGKKWAQNRFRFPYLRENLWNAGYVVDTLETATDWSHVDNLLNLVENSLRDALAAEGERVHVFTHLSHVYGEGSSIYTTYVFRPAADYPATLARWKALKHAASQTIVDNHGTISHQHGVGKDHAPYLLREKGALAMDTLQALSKHFDPAGRLNPGTLLPE; encoded by the coding sequence ATGCGACGCTGGAACGGCTGGGGAGAGGCAAGCACGGTGGTCGAACTGCCGGCCCAGGGCGCGGAGTTTCTTCATCAACGACTGGGCGAGGGGCGAGCGCTGCCCGATGCCACACTGGAGGCGGCATTGGCGCGCGTGCCGGCTTCGCGGTTGCCGGTGCACGCGTTGTACAGCGTCGATGCCCATGACCGCTTGCTGCATGCCCGAGGCCAGAGCCTGCCGGACTGGCTGGCGTTGCGCGAAGGTGCTTTGGGCAATTACCCCGATGCGGTGGCATTTCCCGAGACCGCTGAGCATATTCGCCAGTTGCTGGCGCTCGCCGATGAACAGGACGTGTGCCTGATCCCGTATGGCGGCGGTACGTCGGTGGCCGGGCACATCAATCCACCAAATTCTGCGCGGCCAGTGGTGACGGTTTCACTGGCGCGGATGAATCGCCTGATCGACCTCGATGAACAGAGTCTGCTCGCGACATTCGGTCCCGGTGCGAGCGGGCCGCAGGTAGAAAGTCAGTTGCGTGCGCGGGGCTATACGCTGGGGCATTTCCCGCAGTCGTGGGAGTTGTCGACACTGGGCGGTTGGGTCGCCAGTCGTTCCAGCGGTCAGCAGTCGTTGCGCTATGGCCGGATCGAGCAGTTATTTGCTGGCGGAACGCTGGAGACCTTCGCCGGGCCGATGCACATTGCAACCTTCCCGGCTTCGGCAGCGGGGCCCGATTTGCGAGAAGTGGTGCTCGGCTGTGAAGGCCGTTTCGGGATCATTTCCGAGGTCAAAGTAAGGGTCAGCGCATTGCCTGCGGATGAGCGCTTCTACGGCGTGTTTTTGCCCAGTTGGACCAAGGCGCTGCAAGCCATCCGCCAATTGGCTCAGGCGCGCGTGCCGCTGTCGATGCTGCGTTTATCCAACGCCGTGGAGACCGAAACGCAACTGGCATTGGCCGGTCATCCGCAGCAAATCGCCTGGCTGGAAAAATACCTGAGCCTGCGCGGTGCTGGCGCGGGCAAATGCCTGCTGACCTTTGGCGTGACCGGCAATCGTCGGCAAAACGCGTTGTCGTTAAAGCAGGCACGTCAGCATCTGAAGGCCTTCGACGGTGTGTTCACCGGCACCTTGCTCGGCAAGAAATGGGCGCAAAACCGCTTCCGTTTCCCTTACCTGCGCGAGAACCTGTGGAACGCCGGTTACGTGGTCGACACCCTGGAAACCGCCACCGACTGGAGCCATGTCGATAACCTGCTCAACCTCGTCGAAAACAGCCTGCGTGATGCCTTGGCCGCGGAGGGCGAGCGCGTGCATGTGTTCACGCACTTGTCCCACGTCTACGGCGAAGGCTCGAGCATCTACACCACTTACGTGTTTCGCCCGGCGGCTGACTATCCGGCGACGCTGGCGCGCTGGAAAGCGCTCAAACACGCGGCCAGTCAGACCATCGTTGACAACCACGGCACCATCAGTCACCAGCACGGTGTCGGCAAGGATCACGCGCCGTACCTGTTGCGTGAGAAAGGCGCACTGGCGATGGACACCTTGCAGGCGCTGAGCAAACATTTCGATCCTGCCGGGCGCCTCAACCCCGGCACGCTATTGCCGGAGTGA
- a CDS encoding glycerol-3-phosphate dehydrogenase/oxidase encodes MSQNWNAAWRQQILPTLADESWDLIVIGGGISGAGILREAARRGWRCLLLEQRDFAWGTSSRSSKMVHGGLRYIAKGQWRLTRDSVRERQRLLDEAPGLVEPMSFLMPHYRGGFPGRRVLGGLLSVYDALAGRRSHHFHDAHQLRYLAPGVRENDLLGGTCFVDALTDDARLVMRVLSEARAEGAVVVNGVRVEHLLRENGRVCGVEVEDCEAGSSLQLRCGVLAVATGAWAERLRPTEAPRQLRPLHGSHLLLPGWRLPVAQAFTFLHQRDRRPVFVFPWEGATVVGTTDLDHHEDLDQSASISNEELDYLLAACAQQFPAAEITANDVLSTWSGVRPVVGRAAGDHQDKPSNETREHVLWQEPGCVTLAGGKLTTFRPQALEVLKACAAMLERPFVDDAAPVFAAVPALAIAGLSRHQWRRLAGRHGRTLPRLAQLIKEIGHATVGTTDTLWAELAFACEAEMVLHLDDLLLRRTRLGLLLPRGGEDYFAAIRPLCQPRLGWSDEHWQEEIQRYRALWQRHHGLPDATP; translated from the coding sequence ATGAGTCAGAACTGGAATGCCGCATGGCGCCAGCAGATTCTGCCGACGCTGGCAGACGAGAGCTGGGATCTGATCGTCATCGGCGGCGGCATCAGTGGCGCCGGAATCCTGCGCGAAGCGGCGCGTCGAGGCTGGCGCTGTCTGTTGCTGGAGCAGCGCGATTTTGCCTGGGGCACCTCCAGTCGTTCTTCAAAAATGGTCCATGGCGGTTTGCGTTACATCGCCAAGGGGCAGTGGCGCCTGACCCGCGATTCGGTGCGCGAACGTCAGCGCTTGCTCGACGAAGCGCCGGGGCTGGTCGAGCCGATGAGTTTCCTGATGCCGCACTATCGCGGCGGCTTTCCCGGGCGACGAGTGCTGGGTGGCTTGCTGAGCGTGTACGACGCGTTGGCGGGCCGGCGCAGCCATCATTTTCATGACGCGCACCAGCTGCGATATCTGGCGCCGGGCGTGAGAGAAAATGACCTGCTCGGCGGCACCTGTTTTGTCGATGCACTGACCGATGATGCGCGGCTGGTGATGCGCGTGTTGAGCGAGGCGCGGGCGGAGGGTGCTGTCGTGGTTAACGGTGTGCGTGTCGAACATTTGCTGCGAGAAAACGGGCGAGTGTGCGGCGTTGAGGTCGAGGATTGCGAGGCCGGTTCGTCACTGCAATTGCGCTGCGGCGTGCTCGCCGTGGCGACTGGCGCGTGGGCCGAGCGTTTGCGCCCGACTGAGGCTCCCCGGCAATTACGCCCATTGCATGGCAGCCATTTGTTGCTGCCGGGTTGGCGTTTGCCGGTGGCGCAGGCATTCACTTTTCTGCATCAGCGTGATCGCCGTCCGGTGTTCGTTTTTCCATGGGAAGGCGCGACGGTGGTGGGCACCACGGACCTCGATCATCACGAGGATCTGGATCAGAGCGCGAGCATTTCTAACGAAGAACTCGACTACCTGCTGGCCGCCTGCGCGCAACAATTTCCCGCTGCTGAAATCACGGCCAATGACGTGCTGTCGACGTGGTCTGGCGTGCGTCCGGTGGTCGGCAGGGCGGCGGGCGATCATCAGGACAAACCGTCGAACGAAACCCGTGAACATGTGCTGTGGCAGGAGCCGGGTTGCGTGACGCTGGCCGGCGGCAAACTGACCACGTTTCGCCCGCAAGCCCTCGAAGTGCTCAAGGCCTGCGCGGCCATGCTCGAACGCCCCTTCGTCGATGACGCAGCGCCGGTGTTTGCCGCTGTCCCTGCGCTGGCGATTGCCGGGTTGAGCCGCCATCAGTGGCGACGTCTGGCCGGACGGCATGGCCGAACCCTGCCGAGGCTGGCGCAATTGATCAAAGAGATCGGTCATGCCACGGTCGGCACCACGGACACTTTATGGGCAGAACTGGCCTTCGCCTGCGAAGCGGAAATGGTCTTGCACCTCGACGATCTGCTGCTGCGTCGTACGCGTCTCGGTCTACTGCTGCCTCGTGGCGGCGAAGATTATTTCGCCGCGATCCGCCCACTCTGCCAGCCGCGACTGGGCTGGAGCGACGAGCACTGGCAGGAAGAAATTCAGCGTTATCGGGCGTTGTGGCAACGCCATCACGGTTTGCCGGATGCCACGCCTTGA